The genomic window GGTGCCGGCATCCTCGCGCTGCTGGCCCGCCGTGCTCCCGGCCGGCGGATGTTGGGCCAGGTGCACTCCGGCTGGCTGCTGCTTCTGCTCTGGTTCGCAGTGGGCTACCTGTCGCTGTTCCCCTGGAACTACCGACCGCTTCGCTACCAGACCACGATCATGTTCCCCGCCTTCGCTCTCGCCGCCCTGGCGTTGGCCGCCATGATCCGCTTCACGCCGCAACCGAAAGCGGCGCCCAAAAAGGGACAAGTGCCGACCGTCAACTTGCCGCAGTTGATCGTCACCTGGGCGCTCTGGCTGCTGCCCCTGATCGCCTTGATCGTACTCAGCTTCGGCGGACTTCCGGGCAACGCGATCGACAAGGCGCTCCAGGAAACGACCGTGCCGTTTCTCCTCGCCTTCGTGGCGATCGGCGCCTTCGCGGCCTTCGTCTACCGCGCGACCTCCGACACCTTTGCCCGACTGGCGCCGCTCGGGGCGGCGCTGGCACTGGCCATCGTCGTCTTCGTCGCGGCCTGGAACGTCGTCAGCTTCATCCGCTGGTCCGGCGTGCGGCAATACACCTTGCTCGCCGCCGATCGCGATCTGGGGGCCATCCTCAGTCCCGGCGCCGTGCTCTCCGGATCGTACGCCACCGCCTTCACGCAGGAAAACCGCTTCGGCTGTGTCCCGCATATGTTCGGCGTCGTGCGCGTCGATTCGGCGTTCTTCCAACGCTTCCCGATTACCCATCTGGCGATCGACGAGGGCAACGAACAGCGCGCCCGCCAGGACTACCCGGAAATCATGGGCCAGGCGGCTTTTGTCACCCGCTACTTCGCCCGCGGCCTGAATCCCGGCATGCCGCTGCCGGTGCGCGTGTATCGCGTCAGCGGCACCACCCCCAACCCGGAGGCGCACAACTACCGGCCCTCCGACTTCGAGATCGCGCAGGAGTTTACCGTCGCTCAGCAGGCGGATTCCGCCGAGTTCTACCTGCGCCGCTTCCTCGACCAACACCCCGACAACTACTCGGCTAACCTGTACCTCGGCGATGCGCTGCTCCAATCCGGCGAATTCGAGCGCGCCGTCGGCGCCTACCGGCAGGTACAGCGCTTCGCGCCCGGCGATGCGGTAAGCGCGTTGAATATCGGCAACGCGTTTGTGTCGCTCGGCGCCGCCAAAACCAACGCCGCTTTCTTCGACTCGGCCTTGGTCTGGTTCAAAGTCGCCCAGCGGGCTTTCTGGCGCGATGACCGTATCGCCGATATGATCACTCAATTGGAAAGACGCAACAAATGAACGGAAGAAATCGACATGCCCGGGTGTCCGTCGTGGTCCCGGCCCACAATGAAGAAGGCAACATTGAACCCTTGTGCGAAGAATTCGCCAAGGTCTTCAATACCTTGCCCTATAGCGTGGAAGTGGTGTTCGTCAATGACGGCTCCACCGACCGCACCGAACAAAAAATGTATGAGGCCTCGCGCCGCTTTAATTGGGTGCGCGTCATGCGCAACCGCACGCGCCTCGGCCTCACCACCGCCCTCGCTCGCGGCTTTGCCCAGGCGCGCGGCGATATCCTCGTCTTTTACCCCGCCGACCTGCAGTTCCATCCGCGCGATGTCCCCAAGATGGTCGAAGCCATCGACAACGGCGCCGATATGGTCTGCGGCAAAAAAGTCGGCTCCTACGGGAAATGGCTCGTGTCGGGGATTTACAACCTCATGACGCGCCTGCTCTTCCCGAAACTCAAAGTCACCGACATGAACTCGGTCAAGGCGTTTACGCGGGAGGTCTATAACGAATTCCCGACGCTGCGCGAAGGCTGGCATCGCTACCTCGCCGTCTTCGCCGCCGCCAAGGACTTCATCGTCCGTGAAGTCCCCGTCACTTTGAGCAAGCGCCATTCCGGCAAAAGCAAATTCGCCGGCAAATCGCGCATCATGAAAGGCTTCACTGATCTGATCGCGGTCAAGTTCCAGGTCTCCGTCTTCGGCGATCCGATGAACCTCTTCGGCAAGACCGCCTTCTTCTTCTTCTTCATCGGTCTGGTCTTTGCCGTCATCGCCTTCTACGACCGCTTCATCCTCGAGCGCGGCTACCGGCCGCTGCTCTACGGCGTCATCTTCTTTGAGTTGGCGGCGCTCGTGACCTTCATCATGGGAATCATCACCGAAGCCCTCGTCTACTTGCGCGACTCGCTCGCCGACGTCAAGACCCAGAACAAGCGGCTGATTGAGGAACTCGGTCAGCGCGGTGGGCGCGGACGGTTCGAGCGTTCCGAAACCGAAGATGAACGCGAGGATCGTATCGAACGCTTCGAGCGCGAACGCGGTGAACGGCTTGATCGGGGTCGAGGTGATCGCGGCGATCGCGGCGATCGCGGCGACCGGCGCGACCGGAACGAACGACACGATCGCCGTTCCCGCGACAACCGCCCCGAACTCCGCGAGTCCCGGGAAATCACCTCAGACCGTCCCGAACGCAATGATCGCAGCGAACGACCTGAGCGCGGCGACCGCGGCGACCGCCCGGAACGCGGCGAACGGCGCGAGCGTAGCGACCGCAGTGATCGGGGCGATCGGGGCGACCGTCGTGGCCGTGGTCGACGTGACCGTGGTGATCGCGGTGAGCGTGGCGAGCGTAGCGACCGCAGTGAGCGTCCGGAACAACCGCGTATCGACCTGCGCCCTGAGGTAGCAGCCGTCGCACCCCCGCAACCCGTCGAACCGGTCGAAACCGCTCTCGATCTCCAGCCCGCCGGCAACGAGCTCTTTGCCGCCGAGCCGACGTCAACCGATATGGCTTTGGAATCTCCGTCGGCCGAGACCTCGAGCGAGCATCCCGCCCGCCGCACCGGCCGCCGCATGCGCCGTATGCGCCCGCAGATTCCGCACCGCTCGCAGCCGGCCACCGAATCGACGGCGCCTGCCGTCACGGAAACTCCCTCCGGCGGCAACGGTCAAGCCGATCTGCTCGATCGTCCGTTGACCCTGCGCGTTCGCGAACTTCCACGCGAAACCGCCGCGCCGGAGACCTCGGAGCCGTCCGCCGGCGAGCCGTCCGACAGCGGCGAAAACGTATAGTTTGGTTGCAGCGCCGGAGCCGTTCGGCTCCGGCGCGCACCGCTTCCGCAAGGCAGATCCGCAATGGTAACTCCGGTTCATCGTCCACGCATTCTGGTGCTGACCCACAACTTTCCGCGCTACGAGAACGACATTTCCGGCATCGGCTTTCAACCCCTCTATCGCGCGCTCGGCCGCTATCTCGACCTCCATTTCGTCGTGCCGCATGACGCCGGCCTCAAGGAGTTCGAGCAGATCGGTAACCTGCACGTCCACCGTTTTCGTTATGCCTCCGATGCCGACGAAACTCTCGCCTACCGCGGCGAAATGCACCAGCGCGTTCTGCGTCAGCCGCTGCTCGCCGCCAGCTTTTTCCAGGCTTACAAGGACAAAGCGCTCGAACTGACTGATAAAGTCTTCCCCAAAACCGTCTGGGCCCATTGGTGGCTTCCCGGCGGGCTCGTCGGCCGCTTCATCGCCAAAAAAACCGACCTCCCCTTTGTCGTCACCTGCCACGGCACCGACATCCACCTGTTGAAAAAATACCCCTGGGTGAAACCACTCGCGCGCCAGGTCTTCAAGTATGCGCGCTCGATCAACGTCGTTTCGACCTATCTCGAGAACACTTTGCTCGCACAGATCGAAGACAACTCCGTCGCCGGCAAAACCTTCGTCGCACCGCTGATCTCCGACAGCAAGAACATCTTCTACGACCCGCGCGTCCGTCGCATCGACGGCACGATCGTCTCTGCCTCGCGCTTCACCCGGCAGAAAAACCTCGATGTCCTGATCCGCGCCGTCAAGAACGTCGTCGATTCCGGCATCAAGTGCAGCCTGACTCTTTATGGCGAGGGCCCCGAAGAAGCCGCCCTGCGCGCCCTGGTCGCCGAACTGCAGCTACCGGAGGTCGTGAAATTCCATCCCCCCGTTACGCAGGAAATCCTCGGCCAACGCTACCGCGAGTCCGATCTCGTCGCCCTGGTCTCCGAGCGCGAAGGCTACGGCATGACGCTGGTGGAGGCCATGATGTGCGGGTGCGCCGCCATCGGCGCCAATTCCGGCGGCATCACCGACATCATCCAGCGCCCCGGCGAGGACGGTTTGCTGGTCGAGCCTCGCGACGTCGCCGGTCTCACGGAAGCGCTCCGCCGCCTGCTGACCGACGACGACTATCGCCAGTCGATCGCCGCCAAAGGTCGCGTCTCCGTCTCCACCCGCTTTTCCGAAAAAGAACTGACGAATCTGATTGTCTCGCACCTGCTGCCGCAGGCGAAAATTTAGCCCCGCTCGCTCTCCGGCACATTGACATCCCCGATCATCCGCGCCGGCGTCCCCAGCACGATCTTGTACGGCGGCACATCCTTCGTCACCACCGACCCGGCCCCCACGATCGCGCCGTTGCCGATCGTCACCCCCGGCAGGATAATCACCCCCGCGCCGATCCACGCGTCCGCCCCGATCGTCACCGTCCCTCGCGGCGTCTGGACGTACGGCCGGATGCGCGAATTGTTCGGATGCGACGACGTCACGATCGTGATCCGCGGTGCCAGGCTGGCGCGGTCGCCGATCACCACATTCCCGCGATCGCGCAACTCCTCCACAATAATCAGGCCGTCAGCAATGTAAACGTCCTTGCCGATCTCAAAGCCGCAGCTGCGCAGCAAGGCGATCCGCAGCAGATGCCAGCCGCAGTACGCCGCGATCATCTTGCACAGCTTCTTGTAGAATTTGCGAATCACCCACACACCGCCTACGCCAGATGCTTGTACAGCCACGTCAGGTGCCCCGTAATCGCCAGTGGCAGCTTCGAAAACATAAAGGTTGTCGCTTTGAACTTCAATGAGTTTCGATTGACCGCGCCCACCCCGCGCTTTTCCGGCCAATAATAATAGTACAGCGGCAACGTCGCAGCGCCCCACCGTTGCTTGAATTCTTTCAATCCCGGATTGTCGTCCGACACCCGTCCCAAATCAAACGTATGCATGCCGCGCGCCTTCGCCCGCAGGATCGCCTCCCAGATCAACAGGTGATTCGGCCGCAGCGCCAGATGTTCCTCGTCGCTCGCGCCGTACATGTACGTCGCCGTGCCGTTGTAGTAGAAAATCACCACCGCCGCAATTCTCTTGTCGCGATGTTCCGCGAACAGGAACTCTGCCTCACCCCGTGGCTTGAGTCGCCGCCACACTTCCTGATGGAACTTCAGCGGCTGCGCCGGAATCCCGTGCCGCCGACAGGTCAATAAATTCAGATGATGAAACTCGCGCGGGCTCGACTCATCCCCGCCGATGCTGATGATGACCCCGTCCTTGCGCGCCTTGTTGACGCCGCGCTGGATAATCCCCTTGTGCGTCCCGCTCCAGATTTCTGTCTCGCTTCGCCGCAGGTCAACGTGAAATGTCTCGTATTGCCCGCTCCTGGCAAATTGCGACTCCGCCGCCGTAATCACACTCGGGCTCTTGAGTTCATAATAGGCCGCCCCGTTCGCCTTCGTCAGCTCGATCACTCTCTCCAGCAGCGCTTCGGTGACAGCATCGCCGTTCGCCACCGGCGGACAGATGTAACTAAACGGCGCCGAGACCATCCGCTTTCCGGTCAGCGGACTCTTCACCAGCCACAGCGGCAACACTCCCGCCGTCTGCTGTTCGGAGTCAACCGCCTCCAGCCCGCAGAACCGATACGGATAGCTCGCCGCCAGCACCTGCTGCCAGCTCGCCGTGTGAAAGATCGTCGCGCTCGGGCACTGGCTCAGGAATTCATCCCAGGCCGGCGGCAGCGCCTCAGCGCGCTCGTGCACCCGCACCGTAATTCCGGCGCTACTTGCGGACAAGCTTGATCATCCCCTTCACAATATTCCCCGTCGTATCATAGGCCAGATTATACAACCACACCGCCGGCCGCGAACTCCAGCGATTCGGATGCGCGCTGATGCAGACATCCTTCCGGTTCTGCCGCACATAGGCAATCAGGCTCGGCGTATCGGTCAATCGGATTCGCGCCCGCTCCTTGCCCATGTCGAGCAAATTCCCGCGCGTCTCGTCCCAGTTGCGCCCCGTGTCGGTGAAATACGGCACGCCGGAATTCACGATCTCGTATGCCTCCAACTCGATTCCAAACTCGCGGTAATCGTACTTCGTCCACAAATCGCGATTATCATACTTGGTCAGCGGATTCCCGTGCATCGCCATCGTGGTCACCGGCGCCAGCGCGCGCAACCGCGCCAGGTCGTCCCGCGTAATCTCAATCGCCCGGGCGAAATTGCCCTGCGCGCGGTCGAGCGTCTCGTAATGATAGCCACATTCCATCCCCATCGCTTGTATCGACCGAATCACTCCCGCATCGAACGCCTTCGGCACGCAGCGAAAGAAATAGGTCGCCACCAACCCGTGCTCCTGCTCAATCCGCGCCAAATCCAGCGCCGCTGGCGGCAGGCTGTCGACATCATGCCGCAGGTACAATACTGGCCTGCCGTCGCTTGCCGCCTTGCGCCAATCGCGCATCAACAGCGACCGGTACCCGCTCTCGACCAGCGCCCGGCACAACCGCTCATACATTTTCAGGGTGAAATCCAGCATCAGGCAATCATTATACAAATCTGTCGATTCCACAAGCATTTCGCCGCCGCACCCGCTGCAAAACAGAACACCCCTCCCGATTGCCGAGAGGGGTGCAGTCGTTGTACTTGAGACGAACCGCGGAAAATGCGTTGCTACCCCTCGTAACTCACTTCCCCGCCCAGAATCGTCCAGCGCACCTTGCCCTGAAGCTTCCAACCGTCGTACGGCGAATTGCGCGACTTCGACAGAAACTTGTCCACCTTCACCGTCCAGTTCGCCTTCGGGTTGACGATTGTAATATCCGCCACCGCCCCCGCGCGCAAATCGCCCCCGACCGTCCGCAGGATGCGCGCCGGATTCGCCGCCATCTTCGCCGCCACCTGATTCCAACTCAGATGCCCCGGCTTCACCAAATGGGTCGCGACCAACCCCAGCGAGGTCTCCAGCCCGATGATCCCGTTCGGCGCCTGATCGAATTCCACCTCTTTGTCCTCCGGCGCGTGCGGCGCATGATCGGAAGCAATGCAGTCGATCGTCCCGTCCTTCAGCCCGTCGATGATCGCCTCCACATCCTCCTGCGTCCGCAGCGGCGGGTTCATCTTGAGATTCGTGTTGAAGCCCTTCCCGATCTCGGCGTCGGTCAGTGTGAAATGATGCGGCGTCACTTCGGCGGTCACATTGACTCCGTCGGCCTTCGCCTGCCGGATCAGTTCCACCGCACCTTTGGTCGACACGTGCGCGATATGTACCGGCGTCCCGATGTACTTGCACAACAGCAGATCGCGCGCGATGCACACTTCCTCCGAGAACGGCGGAATCCCGTGCATCCCCAATCGTGTCGACTCGTAGCCTTCGTTCATGATCCCCTTGCCCGACAGCGACATGTCCTCGGCGTGGCTGATCACGCAGATCCCGAACATCCCGGCATATTCCAGTGCCCGCCGCATCATGCCGGCATCCGACACCGGCGACCCGTCATCGGTGATCGCCACCGCTCCGGTCTTTACCATTTCGCCGATATCCGCCAGCTCTTTCCCGGCGCGCCCACGCGATACCGCGCCGATCGGATACACCCGCGCCTTGCACCCGGACGCCCGCTGCTTGACGAACAGCACCGACTCCTGGTTGTCCAGCGGCGGCAGCGTATTCGGCATGCACGCCACCGCGGTGAATCCGCCGGCCGCGGCCGCCATCGTGCC from Candidatus Zixiibacteriota bacterium includes these protein-coding regions:
- a CDS encoding tetratricopeptide repeat protein, with translation MKELFAKIDAAASGKAFFLILGIILLCGLIFRVAYLDADPPAGITRSQDFSTDPFQYVYFAKNSVEVGNPNPYNDPRFTQWEKSSQNFLALAVFTLFGTGRAEGNAVAVIFNLAAILLLALALRNFGARLAALIFALIASLDFTMVWFARTPFLEASQNFWLCATVFCFSLAERRLIYFALAGFTCAGAAFFGKMIALFMLGVFGLLALYQYLNESEDRKAVIKRWLYFAGGFAVTTVIWFFYIYLPSRGEFSGYLSEQAFGLYGAPKALDSVAAFCWQLISLLWEQMYFLKQPLPTILAFFAGAGILALLARRAPGRRMLGQVHSGWLLLLLWFAVGYLSLFPWNYRPLRYQTTIMFPAFALAALALAAMIRFTPQPKAAPKKGQVPTVNLPQLIVTWALWLLPLIALIVLSFGGLPGNAIDKALQETTVPFLLAFVAIGAFAAFVYRATSDTFARLAPLGAALALAIVVFVAAWNVVSFIRWSGVRQYTLLAADRDLGAILSPGAVLSGSYATAFTQENRFGCVPHMFGVVRVDSAFFQRFPITHLAIDEGNEQRARQDYPEIMGQAAFVTRYFARGLNPGMPLPVRVYRVSGTTPNPEAHNYRPSDFEIAQEFTVAQQADSAEFYLRRFLDQHPDNYSANLYLGDALLQSGEFERAVGAYRQVQRFAPGDAVSALNIGNAFVSLGAAKTNAAFFDSALVWFKVAQRAFWRDDRIADMITQLERRNK
- a CDS encoding acyltransferase; its protein translation is MIAAYCGWHLLRIALLRSCGFEIGKDVYIADGLIIVEELRDRGNVVIGDRASLAPRITIVTSSHPNNSRIRPYVQTPRGTVTIGADAWIGAGVIILPGVTIGNGAIVGAGSVVTKDVPPYKIVLGTPARMIGDVNVPESERG
- a CDS encoding dihydroorotase, giving the protein MKIKLIKNGAIVFPDKKQPLKGDIYLEGDKIKRIDLESDRGKKAKGKATFKKDEVIDATGMLVLPGLIDMHVHLREPGREDCETIATGTMAAAAGGFTAVACMPNTLPPLDNQESVLFVKQRASGCKARVYPIGAVSRGRAGKELADIGEMVKTGAVAITDDGSPVSDAGMMRRALEYAGMFGICVISHAEDMSLSGKGIMNEGYESTRLGMHGIPPFSEEVCIARDLLLCKYIGTPVHIAHVSTKGAVELIRQAKADGVNVTAEVTPHHFTLTDAEIGKGFNTNLKMNPPLRTQEDVEAIIDGLKDGTIDCIASDHAPHAPEDKEVEFDQAPNGIIGLETSLGLVATHLVKPGHLSWNQVAAKMAANPARILRTVGGDLRAGAVADITIVNPKANWTVKVDKFLSKSRNSPYDGWKLQGKVRWTILGGEVSYEG
- a CDS encoding GNAT family N-acetyltransferase; the encoded protein is MSASSAGITVRVHERAEALPPAWDEFLSQCPSATIFHTASWQQVLAASYPYRFCGLEAVDSEQQTAGVLPLWLVKSPLTGKRMVSAPFSYICPPVANGDAVTEALLERVIELTKANGAAYYELKSPSVITAAESQFARSGQYETFHVDLRRSETEIWSGTHKGIIQRGVNKARKDGVIISIGGDESSPREFHHLNLLTCRRHGIPAQPLKFHQEVWRRLKPRGEAEFLFAEHRDKRIAAVVIFYYNGTATYMYGASDEEHLALRPNHLLIWEAILRAKARGMHTFDLGRVSDDNPGLKEFKQRWGAATLPLYYYYWPEKRGVGAVNRNSLKFKATTFMFSKLPLAITGHLTWLYKHLA
- a CDS encoding glycosyltransferase; the encoded protein is MVTPVHRPRILVLTHNFPRYENDISGIGFQPLYRALGRYLDLHFVVPHDAGLKEFEQIGNLHVHRFRYASDADETLAYRGEMHQRVLRQPLLAASFFQAYKDKALELTDKVFPKTVWAHWWLPGGLVGRFIAKKTDLPFVVTCHGTDIHLLKKYPWVKPLARQVFKYARSINVVSTYLENTLLAQIEDNSVAGKTFVAPLISDSKNIFYDPRVRRIDGTIVSASRFTRQKNLDVLIRAVKNVVDSGIKCSLTLYGEGPEEAALRALVAELQLPEVVKFHPPVTQEILGQRYRESDLVALVSEREGYGMTLVEAMMCGCAAIGANSGGITDIIQRPGEDGLLVEPRDVAGLTEALRRLLTDDDYRQSIAAKGRVSVSTRFSEKELTNLIVSHLLPQAKI
- a CDS encoding glycosyltransferase family 2 protein, encoding MNGRNRHARVSVVVPAHNEEGNIEPLCEEFAKVFNTLPYSVEVVFVNDGSTDRTEQKMYEASRRFNWVRVMRNRTRLGLTTALARGFAQARGDILVFYPADLQFHPRDVPKMVEAIDNGADMVCGKKVGSYGKWLVSGIYNLMTRLLFPKLKVTDMNSVKAFTREVYNEFPTLREGWHRYLAVFAAAKDFIVREVPVTLSKRHSGKSKFAGKSRIMKGFTDLIAVKFQVSVFGDPMNLFGKTAFFFFFIGLVFAVIAFYDRFILERGYRPLLYGVIFFELAALVTFIMGIITEALVYLRDSLADVKTQNKRLIEELGQRGGRGRFERSETEDEREDRIERFERERGERLDRGRGDRGDRGDRGDRRDRNERHDRRSRDNRPELRESREITSDRPERNDRSERPERGDRGDRPERGERRERSDRSDRGDRGDRRGRGRRDRGDRGERGERSDRSERPEQPRIDLRPEVAAVAPPQPVEPVETALDLQPAGNELFAAEPTSTDMALESPSAETSSEHPARRTGRRMRRMRPQIPHRSQPATESTAPAVTETPSGGNGQADLLDRPLTLRVRELPRETAAPETSEPSAGEPSDSGENV